From Streptosporangium album, the proteins below share one genomic window:
- a CDS encoding amino acid--tRNA ligase-related protein yields MIHRVLAADLPRHVGRHVRLAGWLHRRRELKSVSFLVIRDRSGLAQVVLRHPRLRAPFEIAAAGVAGFRAALDGLGFLESQTPKIVGTATGSGANVFGIDYFGRPAFLAQSPQFFKQALVGVFERVYEVGPVFRAGPHDTARHLAQYTSLDAELGFVRDHRDVMAVLREALAGMHAAAAERAAAALRLLEIELPEVPGEIPAIHFADAQELPARHTGEDPSGEPDLAPAHERWLGEWALREHGSEFLYVRRGPAGV; encoded by the coding sequence ATGATCCATCGGGTTCTCGCCGCCGACCTGCCCCGGCACGTCGGCCGCCATGTCCGTCTCGCCGGATGGCTGCACCGCCGCCGCGAGCTGAAGTCCGTCTCCTTTCTCGTGATCCGTGACCGCTCCGGCCTCGCCCAGGTCGTGCTCCGCCATCCCCGGCTACGGGCGCCTTTTGAGATCGCCGCAGCCGGGGTCGCCGGGTTCCGGGCGGCGCTGGACGGTCTCGGGTTCCTCGAGAGCCAGACTCCGAAGATCGTCGGAACCGCCACCGGGTCGGGGGCGAACGTCTTCGGCATCGACTACTTCGGCCGCCCTGCCTTCCTCGCCCAGTCGCCGCAGTTCTTCAAGCAGGCGCTGGTCGGGGTCTTCGAACGGGTCTACGAGGTCGGTCCGGTCTTCCGGGCCGGACCGCACGACACCGCCAGGCACCTCGCGCAGTACACCAGTCTGGACGCCGAACTGGGCTTCGTCCGTGACCACCGCGACGTGATGGCGGTGCTGCGAGAGGCCCTGGCGGGCATGCACGCGGCGGCGGCCGAGCGCGCCGCCGCGGCTCTGCGACTGCTGGAGATCGAACTGCCCGAAGTCCCGGGCGAGATCCCGGCCATCCACTTCGCCGACGCGCAGGAGTTGCCGGCCCGGCACACCGGTGAGGACCCGAGCGGGGAGCCCGACCTCGCCCCCGCGCACGAGCGCTGGCTGGGCGAGTGGGCGTTGCGCGAGCACGGCTCGGAGTTTCTCTACGTCAGGCGAGGACCCGCAGGCGTATGA